In the Sedimentisphaera cyanobacteriorum genome, CTGTATCTCCGGGCATAAAGGAATTGTTGTTGTCTGCGAGGTAGAGGCCGAAAATCGTTCCCCACTGTCTTAGATGTGATTGACACAGAACCGTTTTTGCCTGCTCTCTTGCTTTGCTAAGCGCAGGCATGAGAACTGCCATCAAAAGAGCGATGATTGATATAACTACAAGCAGTTCAATTAAAGTAAAAGCTTTCTTTTTCATCTCGTAATTCTCCTAAATTATAAAACCTTTCTCTTATACTATAGCATAAAGGAAGTCTAATTTCCACATTTCTTTGAAATTTTAAATAATTTTTGGAGACCAGTATTCAGCTAAACAGCGTTGATAATTGCTAATTCAGCATAGAGAGCATAATTTCCGCTGTTTTCTTTCGGGATTCTATCTCTGTCATCTGGTTTGTAAGGCTGGTAAGCTCGGTGCTTATTTCCTTTAATTTATCAGGGTTTTCGAGCAAGTTTTCGGCAGCCTCTGCAATTGGCTCGGTGGATTTGAAATAAGGCATAAATTCGGGCACAAGCCCCCTTCCCGCAAGAATATTTGGAAGAGACAGGTGTTTGAGCCGAATTATAAAGCGGCCGGCAAGATTCCATACCATCGGACTGGACTGATACATAATTATCATCGGACAGCCTGCAGCTGCGGCTTGGAGAGATGCGCTTCCGCTTGCGCAGATGCAGAGATCGCTTTTAAGGCAGGTGCTTATTACCGAATCAGTCTCATATCTGCACTCAAAGCCGTTGATTTGCTTCGCTTTGAGCATATCGATTCGGGACTGATTATTCCCCACAGCGGTAAACTCTGCCTCTGGAAATTTCTGTTTGAGCTTTAAGCCGATCTCCTGCATAGGTTCCCAGAGGCTCTCTATTTCTGCTTTTCGCGAGCCTGGAAGAAGGCATATCCTGGCAGATTCCGGAGTGAAATTTTCGTAGTTTTTGGTGTTTTCTCTCGGGTGTATATCCAGCTCATCGAATAGCGGATTGCCCACGAATTCCGCATCCACCCCTCTGGCCTTGAACCATTTCTCTTCGAACGGGAGTATGCAGCAGAGCTTATCGCAGCACTTTCTCAGCTTTCTTATCCTCCAAGGCGCCCATGCCCAGAGCTGCGGGGCAACATAAAACATCACTGGAATCCCGAGCTTCTTGGCCGCCTTGGCTATGTGAAAATTGAAGGCGGGTGAATCGCAAACAACCACAAGGCCGATTCTGTTTCTCCGGAGATACCGCTTGGCCTCGCTAATCAGCTTTTTGTAGCATCCGAGCTGGCTTAGTACGTTGTATATCATCGCGGCCCGGGAGACAGTGTCTTCAAGGATATCGCAGCCTGCTGAGGCCATCTTCCTGCCTCCGAAGCCCGCAAACTCAATTGAGCTGTCTTTCTCTTTCGCCGATTGAATAAGCTCGGCGCAGTGTTTCTCTGCACTTGGCTCCATAGCACTTATAAATATCTTCCGCTTCATAATCCCCGCAAACGCTGTTCGGCAGCGATTTTGCAATAAAGAAAAATCCCGCTGAAACACGCAATCAAAGCTGCTGCGTAATCTCAGCGGGAGTGAGTTTTTCTATTTCTTCTTGGCTGAGCTTTTTTTGGCTGTCTTCTTTTTTGAGCTCTTGGCTGCTTTGCGGTTTACAACCCCGTTTACCTTCATCGGCAGGCCGAAGAGCCTGATGAATCCTGTTGCATCTGTTGAGTTGTATTCTGCTCCCATCTCAAAGCTTGCAAGCTCGTCGCTGTAGAGGCTGTTCGGGCTCTTTATGCCCACGGGGATTGCGTGTCCTTTGAACAGCTTAACGCGCACAGTACCGTTTACTACCTTTTGCGTGCTCTCGAAAAACGCATCGAGTGCTTCACGTATCGGGCAGAACCACTGGCCGTTGTAAACTATATCTGCATATTTCAAGGCAACCTGCTTCTTGTAGTGGTATGTCTCACGTTCCATTGTGAGCGTTTCAAGGGCTTCATGGGCGTTCATAAGGATAGTCCCGCCCGGGGTTTCATAAACGCCTCTGGATTTCATCCCAACGAGCCTGTTTTCAACGAGGTCAACCTGACCAACGCCGTGCGTCCCGCCGATCTCGTTGAGCCTTTCGATCATCGTTACTCCGCTTAAAGCCTTCCCGTCAAGCTTAACCGGAATTCCGTTTTCAAAGCCTATCTCTACATAATCCGGTTTGGCGGGTGTCTTTGATATCGGACGCGACATCACAAACAGACTGTTTTGCGGCTCGTTCCACGGATCCTCAAGATCTGCGCCTTCATGGCTTATGTGCCAGAGGTTTCTGTCTCGGGAGTAGATCTTGCGTTTTGTCTGGTCTATCGGGATATCACGCTTTTTGGCATAATCGACTGCCGCTTCGCGGCTTGTTAGCGTGAAATTCGGGTCTTTCCAAGGAGCAACGATATCCAGCGAGGGATCAAGAGACATAAAGGTAAGTTCGAAGCGCACCTGATCATTTCCCTTGCCCGTAGCCCCGTGAGCAACAGCGCCCGCTCCGTACTGATGGGCAACCTCAACCTGCCTCTTTGCAATCAGCGGCCTTGCAATGCTTGTTCCGAGAAGATAGCCCTTCTCGTAAACCGCTCCGCTTTTGAGCATCGGCCAAACGTAATCTTCAACAAACGTCTTGCGAAGATCATCAACAACGCAGTCTGCTGCGCCTGTTTTCATCGCCTTCTGCTTTATGTTTTTCAGCTCATCGCCTTGCCCGAGCTCTGCGGCATAACATACCACCTCATAGCCGTATGTTTCCTTGAGCCAAGGAAGAATTACGCTTGTATCAAGCCCGCCGCTGTATGCGAGCACTACCTTTTTTGATTTTGCCATTTCTCTAAACCCTTTAAGAACACTGAATTTCTAAATAAAAGCCCAATTATAACAAATATCAGGAGCAGTTGAATAATAAATTCTGACCTGAAAACAAGTTTGCGGGCATTATTATCAAAATCCCAAACTTTATATGCCGTTCGGACTTCTCAGATTTAACCCGTTCGAAGTTTTCTATCCACAGGTACACTAAGATAACGCAGATTTTTTTTGTTTTACCGCGAAGCCCGCGAAACACACGAAGGGGATATGGTTTTGATTTAATCAAAGAAGCTTGGCAGGTAAACGATCTCGCGGATTTATGTCGCAGCGAAATTTATTATCCACAGATTTTATGTTTTTTTTACCGCAAAGCATTTACAGACTGAACCAGCGGTTCGCTGCTTAATAATGCAGCGTCTTACAGCGGAGGAGCGCAAGCTCTCCGCTAGGATAGCGAAACGTGGAGAGCCGGCGGTAAACGAAAAATCTTTTCTAAAAGAATGCCTAGCGGGCGACTTGCGTCGCTCCGCTGTAGTACGGGGGATGTTAAACATTGAGCCTGTCCGCCGCAGGCGGAGATTTAGCGGCAGCTGCAGGAGAAAATCTTTCCCCTTATCATTGCCTTGAACTAAAAAGATTCTGTCTAAAAATATCCCCTTAGTGCTTCTTAGCGTTTCTCAGTGGCTGAAAATCTAATCAGCTAAAACCCTCTCGTTTCAGAAATCGCCGAGTTGAATTCTCTTGAAAGCGATTCCGAAATCCAGTATGATAATGCAGGCAATATGATTTACGACTGCGGGAATAAGTATGAATATTCCGCCGGAGGTGCGTTGGCCTCAGTTGATTCGGGAGGACAAATGATCGAATACAAATACGATGCGTTGGGGCGCAGGGTTGCGGCAAGCTAGGGCGGCGTGGAAACGTACTGCCTGTACGATACGCTCGGCCGCTGCGTGAAGGAGTTTACCACGACCGATTCTGGCGAAACGCTCGCCGGCGGGGATGAATACGTTTACGGCAATGGGTTCGCTGAGCTGATTGCGGTTTGCGATGCTTCGGGCGGGGTGGAATATGCCCTCACCGACGCGCTGGGCAGTGTGGTATGCTTGGCCGGCTCGCCAGCATACATCAGCCCTGTACGCTATGATGCATACGGCAATGCCGGCGACGATACGCCCGATATGCCGTTTGGCTTTGCGGGGATGAAGAGCGAGCCCGCCGCAGACATCTGCCTCACGCCAAACCGTGCATACTCGCCCGGCCTCGGACGCTGGCTCTCCCCCGATCCAACCCAGATAATAACCTTAAGCCTATTATACGAAAAGATTTTACACTATCGTATTGCCTGCGGCCTAAAAAAAGATTCAAAAATTTTTCTACAGCTATTATAATGAACACTTAAGAAATTTTTGCATTGGTGATAATAAATTATTTAAGGACAGACAATGAATTACAAAGAGTATAAGGTTATTACGGTTGTTGAGAGCGGTTTTGGTACAATTTTTCTCGGCGCATCAGGGATCCCTACAGACAAGATGGAATCGAGTCTTAATATGGAGGCGGCAGAAGGCTGGCAGGTAGTGTTTCAGATTGTTGAACAGAAGCGTTTTCTGCTCTTCTGGACAAGAGAGGCGATAATAATCACGCTTGGCAGGTAAGAGCGGGCTGAAAATTATGGGGATTCTCAAGAAAGAAGAAGTGCTGCGGAAAGAAGAGATGCTGCGGAAAAGGATAGGCGAGCTCAGCAGCGATAATCGTTATGAGTTCTACAAAAGGGCAAACAGAAAGATAAAAGATCCCGACACTTACGCTGTTTTGAATTATCTAATAATCATCGGCCTGCACCACTTCTACCTCGGAAAATGGGTGCTTGGACTGCTTAATATTGCGATATTTGCAGCGGGAATAATAATGCTTTTTCATGGCGAGCTGATTGGGGCTCATATGGTTTGGGGGATACTAATTTTCGAGCTGCATCAGCTTTTCAGATCGCAGATAATCGTGAAAGATCACAACAACAGAGTAAAGGAGCAGGTTTACTTTTCGATTACCGGAAGCAGCCCTTACTAATAATCCCCGAAATCAGAGGATTATTGCTAAACCTAAAACAGAAATGCTTATTCAGATGAGCTTGCAATGAGCTGTTATTCCCTTACAATCGCTCGTTCTGATTCTAACCAAAACCCCAATTTTTCTATAAAGACAGCAGGATTTTTTGCCTGCTCGAAAAGGAAAGGAGCTACTAATGAAAGTTGAAGTTAATTTTAAACGTTATTTCCTGTATCTGCTGCGCTGGCAGCTCTCTTCGCCTCTTCTTGCCGGCTGCCTTTATTTTCTCGCTTCTACAGGGACTGTCGTTGCAACGATAATATCGAATTTAATCGGCGGGCTTATATTTTTCTGGGTTGATAAATTTATCTTCCAGTCCCGCAAACTTGCTGCATCTTGGCAGGTGGAGGAGAATATCAAATGCGCAGACTGCGGAAAGGTCTCACGCGGCTACAGGCTGGTAAAGGCGAAAAATTACAACAAATCTGAATCTGCTCCGGAATTCCGCTGCGAGGAATGCTCAATAAAGAAATCCAAGGAGCTCAAAGACAGAGGCGTTGACATATAAAATATCAGAAAAATTGTAAAAAGGCTGATTCTGAAATATCTACTTGGGAAAAGTTATTTTTTCAAGTAGGAAATTTTATGGAATCCAAGAAAATGATATTCGCCTTTTTACTGCTTGCCGGCACATTATCAGCAGTTCAAATCCCGGCTCCTCTTTACGTTGATACAAGAAATTTCGGCAGTGCAGACCCGGAAATCGTTTGGAACGAATACACGCAGCAGTGGTGGATTTTTTACAACAGCCGGCGCGTGTTGAAGGAAGACGTGAACGGAGGAACCCCTCTGGGAGTAGCAGTTTCGGAAGATTTGGTTAGCTGGGAGTTTCTCGGCTACTGCAAGCTCGAAGGCAAAGGCGGGACCAAAAATGCCCCTTACACCTGCTGGGCTCCAGCGATAATAAAAGACGGCGATGAATACCATATGTTCGTTACCTTTAAGGAAGGCACTGATGGATTCTGGGGCAGCGGGAAGTCCGGTATAAAGCATTACATCGCACCTTCTGAGGATCTGCTGAACGGCTGGAAATCCGCCTCTGTGGACTGGGTTCTGCAGGATGATGGAGCGATAGATGCAGGCCTTCTGAAGAAGGGCGAGAAATGGATTATGTACTATCGTAATATGTACAAGCCGGCAAACGGTAAAAAACGTTCCGGCATATTCCGTGCAGAATCGAGCGACCTTCTGCACTGGGAGAAAAAAGGGCTTGCAGGCGGAGATATAAACAACCGCCAAAAGAAATTCTCAATGCACAAAGACAGCCTTCTGCCTGTAAGCAGCGGCAGTCCTCAGGCGGTTCATAAAAGAATAGGCTATCAGGAAGCCCCCTACCCCTTCTACTGGCAGGACCGATACTGGCTAAGTACAGACCCATACCTCTGGAGCAGCGATAATTGCAGGGATTGGGAGTATGCAGGCAGCTTTATGCACGCAGCAAGCAGAAAAGTATTCGATGATACAAAAGGCAGACATGCGAGCTTTATAGTAAGCGGGGGCAGATGCCTGGCTTTTTACCATACAGAGCCCTACCGAGATTACAGCATAAAATACTCAGCAAACCCGCCCGAACAGAGAATAATGTTTCTGCAATGTATGGAGCTGAAATACAGCGAAGGCATATTAAGCTATAACCGCAGTAAAAAACCAGAAACGCTTGAAGATATCAAGCCTAATGGCGAATATTGGGGGCAATCCTCTCCTTAAGCAAAAGTCCTCTATAAGCCAAATATAAATGAAAAGGCCAGCCGCGCTTGCTGGCAGGCGCTAAGGCCAACCGCAAGCGTCAGCAAATTCTGTTTTTAACAGAGCCCTATATCTTACACTACAACACTGTAAGGACTAATTTATCATAATTTCACAAGAATCATGCAGCAAAAATTCTTCAGGCGGAAAAAAGCAGTAAAATCAAGTGTTTACACTTGATTCGCTTGCTGAAAAACTTCTCAGAATTGGGGAATAGATTTGAATATTTGGGAATTTTATGTTTTACTGTTTTCATTATCAAAATTAACAGAGAATAAGGCTTTAGTGTTCGTGCATAAAATAAAAATGGATTAGACCTTGAAGCTTCTTAATTGTGGTTGACTGTCAAGTTAAATTGGTTAATATACTTAATGTCTTTTATCACAATTTAAGCATAGAAATGAGGTTAGACTAAAATGAACAATTCTCTGGTTCATGTCAAATTTTTAAACCGCGGGCACCGAGTTCATATAAACCGCGGCGAAACAATCCTTGATGCAGCTAAGAAAGCGGGCGTTTACATCAATTCACCCTGCGGGGGTATGGGGCTTTGCGGAAAATGCAAAGTTCTTGTCCGCTCCGGCAAGACTGAGATTACTGAAGAAGAGAGGAAATTTCTCAGCTCCGAAGAACTTGAGGAAGGCTTCAGGCTTGCCTGCAAGGCTGCTGCAGAAAGTAATTTGGAAGTTGAAACAGAACAGGAGAAGAGCGGTTCAAAGATATTATCTGCGGGGATTCTCAACGGGGATGTAAACATCCAGCCAGCTTTATTCGTGAAAAAAGTAAAGCTTTCGAAACTCGAACTCGGCTCCGATAAGAGCTATGCCGAGCTCCTGGAAGAGATGATCCCCGGGGCAGGCTATGATTTAACAATCCTGAAACAATTAGCAGAAATAACAGCAAGCGAAGATGATTCATTCAGCGCAGTAATGATGGACAAGCAGATTCTTTCTCTAAACAGAGAAAGCAGTTCGCAGGATTTGTATTCGGTATGCTTTGATATCGGGACTACCACGATTGCAGGTGAGCTCGTGAATCTGAGCACGGGCGAATCGGTTGATTCTGTATCAGCGGGCAATGCTCAGGGCGGATACGGTGCAGATGTGCTTTCCAGAATCAACCACAGCTCACAAAGCAGCGAAAATCTTAGAGAAATTTCAGGTGTAATCGTTAGGCAGATAGACGAACTGATCCTGCAGCTCTGCCGGAGAGCTGAGATAAGGCCTGAAACGATATACTCTCTGTTTGCTGCTGGGAATACCACAATGCTCCAGCTCTTTGCGGGCATAAACTGCTCAAATTTGGGAAAAATTCCGTTTGTAAACGTGCTCGGAAGAGGAACTCTGGTGAAGGCAAAAGAGATCGGCCTGAATAACTTATTTTCTGAAGGTGATGTTTACCTTATGCCAGTAATTGGAGGTTTTCTCGGCGGGGATACCACCGCCTGCATAGCAGCGGCGAATATAAACAACGAAAAGCAAAAGCTCCAGCTTCTTGTTGATATAGGTACCAACGGGGAGATTGTGCTTAACAATTACGGGCATATCACCGCGGCATCCACTGCGGCAGGGCCTGCGCTTGAGGGGGCGAAGATATCGTGCGGGATGCGTGCAGACACAGGGGCAATTGATGAATGCACTCTTGAGGGCGAAGATATAAAGTTCAGCAGCATCGGCAGCGAAGAGCCTGAAGGTATATGCGGCAGCGGGCTTATAGACGCGATTGCCTGTATGCTTAGAGCAGGGGTTATCAATATGATGGGACATTTCACCGATAAGCCGGAAACCCTTCCTGAAGGCATCAAATCAAGACTGATAAATAATAACGGTCAGATGGAATTTGTGCTGAGCGAAATCGGCTCAAAACGCGTTGCGATAACTCAAAAGGATATACGCGAATTCCAGCTTGCCGCAGGGGCGATAAGAGCGGGCATAAACATACTTCTGAAACGGTGCGGGCTTAAATTTTCTCAGCTGGATGAGGTTTTGCTGGCAGGCGGATTCGGAGCGTTTCTCAATGTTGAAAATGCGTGCAGAGCCGGACTGCTGCCTTGCGAGTCCACGGGCTGCGCTTCAAGGATCAGCAGCATCGGGAATGCGGCTCTTGCAGGCGTTAAACGGATTCTGCTGGACAGCACGGCAAAAGAAAAGCTCGAAATAGACTGCCGGGAGATTGAACACGTAGAACTCTCACTTGACACAGATTTCCAGATGGAATTCTCAGAGGCGATGCTTTTTCCACAAATAAATTAAAACTAATTTATGTTTAATATAAGTAACTTGAAATATAAATATTCAAACTTATAATAACGTCCTGATTAGCGAAGGTATTAATTATGACAAGGTCATTAATAGCAATCACAGCAGTCCTATTTATCTTTGGCTGCGAAAATCAGTACACAGTAGTAACTGAGCAAGGGAGCAAAGATCTCCCTCTCAGCAAAGCTCTGGATAACGCAGAAACCGAACAGGAGCTGTGGAATCTGCACAGCAAGGCGGTAGAAGAAGAGGACAAAAAAAGGATAGAAGCATATATTCAGAAGCATTACAACCACAAAACAGAGCAGCTTGAAAAACGCGAGCTGAATGCTTCTTCAGAATACCTTAAAAAGCAGAATAAGAGAAGAATGGATTATGTAAAATCTCATTTTCTCAGCAAAGAAATGAAAGAACTGATCCTTCAGGGCGGTTATAAAAAGGGAATGACAAAGGAACAGTTCAGGGCGAGCCGAGGCAAACCTACAGATATCACCGAATTTAAAAACAACGAAGGTGAAATGTTCGAGGTTTGGACA is a window encoding:
- the lpxB gene encoding lipid-A-disaccharide synthase — its product is MKRKIFISAMEPSAEKHCAELIQSAKEKDSSIEFAGFGGRKMASAGCDILEDTVSRAAMIYNVLSQLGCYKKLISEAKRYLRRNRIGLVVVCDSPAFNFHIAKAAKKLGIPVMFYVAPQLWAWAPWRIRKLRKCCDKLCCILPFEEKWFKARGVDAEFVGNPLFDELDIHPRENTKNYENFTPESARICLLPGSRKAEIESLWEPMQEIGLKLKQKFPEAEFTAVGNNQSRIDMLKAKQINGFECRYETDSVISTCLKSDLCICASGSASLQAAAAGCPMIIMYQSSPMVWNLAGRFIIRLKHLSLPNILAGRGLVPEFMPYFKSTEPIAEAAENLLENPDKLKEISTELTSLTNQMTEIESRKKTAEIMLSMLN
- a CDS encoding argininosuccinate synthase, giving the protein MAKSKKVVLAYSGGLDTSVILPWLKETYGYEVVCYAAELGQGDELKNIKQKAMKTGAADCVVDDLRKTFVEDYVWPMLKSGAVYEKGYLLGTSIARPLIAKRQVEVAHQYGAGAVAHGATGKGNDQVRFELTFMSLDPSLDIVAPWKDPNFTLTSREAAVDYAKKRDIPIDQTKRKIYSRDRNLWHISHEGADLEDPWNEPQNSLFVMSRPISKTPAKPDYVEIGFENGIPVKLDGKALSGVTMIERLNEIGGTHGVGQVDLVENRLVGMKSRGVYETPGGTILMNAHEALETLTMERETYHYKKQVALKYADIVYNGQWFCPIREALDAFFESTQKVVNGTVRVKLFKGHAIPVGIKSPNSLYSDELASFEMGAEYNSTDATGFIRLFGLPMKVNGVVNRKAAKSSKKKTAKKSSAKKK
- a CDS encoding RHS repeat-associated core domain-containing protein — translated: METYCLYDTLGRCVKEFTTTDSGETLAGGDEYVYGNGFAELIAVCDASGGVEYALTDALGSVVCLAGSPAYISPVRYDAYGNAGDDTPDMPFGFAGMKSEPAADICLTPNRAYSPGLGRWLSPDPTQIITLSLLYEKILHYRIACGLKKDSKIFLQLL
- a CDS encoding DUF4177 domain-containing protein is translated as MNYKEYKVITVVESGFGTIFLGASGIPTDKMESSLNMEAAEGWQVVFQIVEQKRFLLFWTREAIIITLGR
- a CDS encoding TM2 domain-containing protein; protein product: MAGKSGLKIMGILKKEEVLRKEEMLRKRIGELSSDNRYEFYKRANRKIKDPDTYAVLNYLIIIGLHHFYLGKWVLGLLNIAIFAAGIIMLFHGELIGAHMVWGILIFELHQLFRSQIIVKDHNNRVKEQVYFSITGSSPY
- a CDS encoding glycoside hydrolase family protein, translated to MESKKMIFAFLLLAGTLSAVQIPAPLYVDTRNFGSADPEIVWNEYTQQWWIFYNSRRVLKEDVNGGTPLGVAVSEDLVSWEFLGYCKLEGKGGTKNAPYTCWAPAIIKDGDEYHMFVTFKEGTDGFWGSGKSGIKHYIAPSEDLLNGWKSASVDWVLQDDGAIDAGLLKKGEKWIMYYRNMYKPANGKKRSGIFRAESSDLLHWEKKGLAGGDINNRQKKFSMHKDSLLPVSSGSPQAVHKRIGYQEAPYPFYWQDRYWLSTDPYLWSSDNCRDWEYAGSFMHAASRKVFDDTKGRHASFIVSGGRCLAFYHTEPYRDYSIKYSANPPEQRIMFLQCMELKYSEGILSYNRSKKPETLEDIKPNGEYWGQSSP
- a CDS encoding ASKHA domain-containing protein, whose amino-acid sequence is MNNSLVHVKFLNRGHRVHINRGETILDAAKKAGVYINSPCGGMGLCGKCKVLVRSGKTEITEEERKFLSSEELEEGFRLACKAAAESNLEVETEQEKSGSKILSAGILNGDVNIQPALFVKKVKLSKLELGSDKSYAELLEEMIPGAGYDLTILKQLAEITASEDDSFSAVMMDKQILSLNRESSSQDLYSVCFDIGTTTIAGELVNLSTGESVDSVSAGNAQGGYGADVLSRINHSSQSSENLREISGVIVRQIDELILQLCRRAEIRPETIYSLFAAGNTTMLQLFAGINCSNLGKIPFVNVLGRGTLVKAKEIGLNNLFSEGDVYLMPVIGGFLGGDTTACIAAANINNEKQKLQLLVDIGTNGEIVLNNYGHITAASTAAGPALEGAKISCGMRADTGAIDECTLEGEDIKFSSIGSEEPEGICGSGLIDAIACMLRAGVINMMGHFTDKPETLPEGIKSRLINNNGQMEFVLSEIGSKRVAITQKDIREFQLAAGAIRAGINILLKRCGLKFSQLDEVLLAGGFGAFLNVENACRAGLLPCESTGCASRISSIGNAALAGVKRILLDSTAKEKLEIDCREIEHVELSLDTDFQMEFSEAMLFPQIN